A section of the Pseudomonas tritici genome encodes:
- a CDS encoding CoA transferase subunit A: MAEILALRDAVKQFVNDGDTVALEGFTHLIPTAAGHEIIRQGKKDLTLVRMTPDLVYDQLIGAGCARKLIFSWGGNPGVGSLHRLRDAVEKQWPQPLEIEEHSHADLANAYVAGASGLPFAVLRAYAGSDLPKVNPLIKTVTCPFTGEVLAAVPSVRPDVTVIHAQKADRKGNVLLWGILGVQKEAALAAKRCIVTVEEIVDDLNAPMNSCVLPTWALTAVCHVPGGAHPSYAHGYNERDNRFYQAWDPIARDRETFTAWIDEYIHGTADFTEFQAKLAAAQEAK; encoded by the coding sequence ATGGCTGAAATCCTCGCGCTGCGTGACGCGGTGAAGCAATTTGTGAACGACGGCGACACCGTCGCTCTGGAAGGCTTCACCCATCTGATCCCTACGGCAGCGGGTCATGAAATCATTCGTCAGGGTAAGAAAGACCTGACGCTGGTGCGTATGACGCCTGACCTGGTCTACGACCAGTTGATCGGTGCCGGTTGCGCCCGCAAGCTGATTTTTTCCTGGGGCGGCAACCCGGGCGTGGGCTCCCTGCATCGCCTGCGCGACGCGGTCGAGAAGCAATGGCCGCAACCGCTGGAGATCGAAGAGCACAGCCACGCCGACCTGGCCAACGCCTACGTCGCCGGCGCTTCTGGCCTACCTTTCGCGGTACTGCGTGCCTACGCCGGTTCCGACTTGCCCAAGGTCAACCCGCTGATCAAGACCGTGACCTGTCCGTTCACCGGCGAAGTGCTCGCGGCGGTGCCGTCGGTGCGTCCGGATGTCACCGTGATCCATGCGCAAAAAGCCGACCGCAAGGGCAACGTGTTGCTCTGGGGCATTCTTGGCGTGCAGAAGGAGGCGGCACTGGCGGCCAAGCGTTGCATCGTCACCGTCGAGGAAATCGTCGATGACCTCAACGCACCGATGAACAGCTGCGTGTTGCCGACCTGGGCCCTGACTGCGGTGTGCCATGTGCCCGGTGGCGCCCACCCGTCCTACGCCCATGGCTACAACGAGCGTGATAACCGCTTCTACCAGGCGTGGGACCCAATCGCCCGCGACCGTGAGACCTTTACCGCCTGGATCGACGAATACATCCACGGCACCGCCGATTTCACTGAATTCCAGGCCAAGCTGGCCGCCGCGCAGGAGGCCAAGTAA
- a CDS encoding LysR substrate-binding domain-containing protein — translation MALHKDLPPLLALRAFEAVARHLSFIKAANELSVTQSALSHQVQKLEQHLGKPLFIRRTRAIDLTADGQRYYDEISPALGVIAAATRAQRVPPSATVLRIGLLASFATLWLAPRLAGFLNRYPHIQVELLPAIQLANVAAAEVDLAIRYGKGDWPDVQATRLMPEILSPVCSPAFNARHDGPLLMATSHRPFEWTDWSEHYHVDLANHPRVMLHDYNIVVEAAVAGQGIAMGRHRLIERKLLDGSLVQAFDWPPYHSDIGYWLIAPQGTTNEAAACFSQWLKETCADA, via the coding sequence GTGGCACTGCACAAGGACCTTCCGCCGTTGCTGGCACTGCGCGCCTTTGAAGCGGTGGCGCGGCATTTGAGTTTTATCAAGGCCGCGAACGAGTTGTCGGTGACCCAGAGCGCCCTGAGTCATCAAGTACAGAAGCTTGAGCAACACTTGGGCAAACCGCTGTTTATCCGACGCACGCGCGCGATTGACCTGACTGCCGACGGCCAACGTTACTACGACGAAATCAGCCCGGCCCTTGGCGTCATTGCCGCCGCTACCCGTGCCCAACGCGTGCCCCCTAGCGCCACGGTATTGCGCATCGGCTTGCTGGCCTCCTTTGCCACCCTGTGGCTGGCACCACGCCTGGCCGGGTTTCTCAACCGCTACCCGCATATCCAAGTGGAGTTGTTGCCGGCGATCCAGCTGGCGAACGTCGCAGCCGCCGAGGTCGACCTGGCCATCCGCTATGGCAAGGGCGATTGGCCCGATGTGCAGGCCACGCGACTGATGCCGGAAATCCTCTCCCCGGTGTGCAGCCCGGCGTTCAACGCCCGGCATGACGGCCCGCTGCTGATGGCCACTTCGCACCGCCCGTTTGAATGGACCGATTGGTCTGAGCATTACCACGTCGACCTCGCCAACCACCCCCGTGTGATGCTGCACGACTACAACATCGTGGTTGAAGCCGCTGTGGCTGGCCAAGGCATCGCCATGGGCCGTCATCGCCTGATCGAGCGCAAGCTTCTGGACGGCAGCCTGGTACAAGCCTTCGATTGGCCGCCCTATCACAGCGACATTGGCTACTGGCTCATCGCCCCGCAGGGCACTACGAATGAAGCAGCCGCGTGTTTCAGCCAATGGTTGAAGGAAACCTGCGCCGACGCGTGA
- a CDS encoding CoA-transferase subunit beta, translated as MAYSTNEMMTVAAARRLKNGSVCFVGIGLPSKAANLARLTSSPDVVLIYESGPIGAKPSVLPLSIGDGELAETADTVVPTGEIFRYWLQGGRIDVGFLGAAQVDRFGNINTTVVGDYHQPKVRLPGAGGAPEIAGSAKSVLIILKQSARSFVDKLDFITSVGHGEGGDSRKRLGLPGAGPVGIITDLCIMEPEEGTHEFVVTALHPGVTREQVVAATGWAIRFADKVDTTAEPTDVELTALRDLEARTATAHGQAPGEA; from the coding sequence ATGGCTTACTCGACCAATGAAATGATGACTGTCGCCGCTGCGCGGCGCCTCAAGAACGGCTCGGTCTGCTTTGTTGGCATCGGCCTGCCGTCGAAGGCGGCCAACCTGGCGCGCCTGACCTCGTCGCCGGATGTGGTGCTGATCTACGAGTCCGGCCCGATTGGCGCCAAGCCTAGCGTATTGCCGCTGTCCATCGGCGACGGCGAGCTGGCAGAAACCGCCGACACCGTGGTGCCGACCGGTGAGATCTTTCGTTACTGGTTGCAGGGCGGGCGCATTGACGTGGGCTTTCTTGGTGCGGCCCAGGTCGACCGTTTCGGCAATATCAATACCACCGTGGTCGGTGACTACCACCAGCCCAAAGTGCGCCTGCCGGGTGCCGGTGGCGCGCCGGAGATCGCCGGTTCCGCCAAGAGCGTGCTGATCATCCTCAAGCAGTCGGCGCGTTCGTTTGTCGACAAGCTGGACTTCATCACCTCGGTCGGCCACGGCGAAGGCGGCGACTCGCGCAAACGCCTGGGCCTGCCGGGCGCGGGGCCTGTAGGGATTATTACCGACCTGTGCATCATGGAGCCGGAAGAGGGCACCCATGAGTTCGTGGTTACCGCGCTGCACCCTGGTGTTACCCGTGAGCAAGTGGTGGCGGCCACCGGTTGGGCGATTCGATTTGCCGACAAGGTCGACACCACCGCTGAACCGACTGATGTAGAGCTGACCGCTTTGCGTGACCTTGAAGCACGTACCGCGACGGCCCATGGCCAAGCGCCGGGAGAAGCCTGA
- a CDS encoding MFS transporter, which translates to MTQPSVGTTLDVQSFINTQPLSRYQWRVVILCFLIVFLDGLDTAAMGFIAPALSQDWGIDRASLGPVMSAALIGMVFGALGSGPLADRFGRKVVLVGAVLVFGAFSLASAYSANVDQLLVLRFLTGLGLGAGMPNATTLLSEYTPERHKSLLVTSMFCGFNLGMAGGGFISAKLIPAFGWHSLLLIGGILPLILAVVLLVWLPESARFLVVRNRGTDKVRKTLSPIEPSIVAQATRFSVPEQKTVKARNVFAVIFSGTYSVGTLLLWLTYFMGLVIVYLLTSWLPTLMRDSGASMEQAAFIGALFQFGGVLSAVGVGWAMDRFNPHKVIGIFYLLAGVFAYAVGQSLGNITVLATLVLIAGMCVNGAQSAMPSLAARFYPTQGRATGVSWMLGIGRFGAILGAWMGATLLGLGWNFEQVLTALVIPAALATSAVVIKGMVSHADAT; encoded by the coding sequence ATGACTCAGCCCTCTGTCGGTACCACGCTGGACGTCCAGTCCTTCATCAACACCCAGCCACTGTCACGCTATCAGTGGCGCGTGGTGATCCTGTGTTTCCTGATTGTTTTCCTTGATGGCCTCGACACGGCCGCCATGGGCTTTATCGCGCCTGCGCTGTCCCAGGATTGGGGCATCGACCGCGCCAGCCTCGGCCCGGTGATGAGCGCCGCGTTGATCGGCATGGTCTTCGGTGCGCTCGGCTCCGGCCCACTGGCGGATCGCTTTGGGCGCAAGGTGGTGCTGGTAGGCGCGGTGTTGGTGTTTGGTGCGTTCAGCCTGGCGTCTGCCTACAGCGCCAACGTTGACCAGTTGCTGGTGCTGCGCTTTCTCACCGGGCTGGGCCTGGGGGCCGGCATGCCGAATGCCACCACGCTGCTGTCCGAATACACCCCGGAACGCCATAAGTCGCTGCTGGTGACCAGCATGTTCTGCGGCTTCAACCTGGGCATGGCCGGCGGCGGGTTTATTTCAGCCAAGCTGATCCCTGCGTTCGGTTGGCACAGCCTGCTGCTGATCGGCGGCATCCTGCCGTTGATCCTGGCGGTGGTGTTGTTGGTGTGGCTGCCGGAGTCGGCGCGTTTTCTGGTGGTGCGCAATCGCGGCACCGACAAGGTGCGCAAGACCTTGTCACCCATCGAGCCTTCAATCGTTGCCCAGGCCACCCGCTTCAGCGTGCCTGAGCAAAAAACCGTCAAGGCGCGCAACGTGTTCGCGGTGATTTTCTCCGGCACCTACAGCGTCGGTACGTTATTGCTGTGGCTCACCTACTTCATGGGCCTGGTGATCGTGTACCTGCTCACCAGTTGGCTCCCGACGCTCATGCGCGACAGCGGCGCCAGCATGGAACAGGCCGCGTTTATCGGCGCCTTGTTCCAGTTTGGTGGCGTGTTGAGCGCGGTGGGCGTGGGTTGGGCGATGGACCGGTTCAACCCTCACAAGGTCATCGGCATTTTCTACTTGCTGGCCGGGGTATTTGCCTACGCGGTAGGGCAGAGTCTGGGCAATATCACCGTGCTGGCGACCTTGGTGCTGATCGCCGGGATGTGCGTCAACGGTGCGCAGTCGGCAATGCCGTCCCTGGCCGCACGCTTCTACCCGACCCAGGGGCGCGCCACCGGCGTGTCGTGGATGCTCGGCATCGGCCGCTTCGGCGCGATCCTCGGCGCTTGGATGGGTGCCACCTTGCTCGGCCTGGGTTGGAACTTCGAGCAGGTGCTCACCGCGCTGGTGATTCCGGCTGCATTGGCGACGTCAGCCGTGGTGATCAAAGGCATGGTCAGCCACGCCGACGCGACCTGA
- a CDS encoding inorganic phosphate transporter, with amino-acid sequence MIDLFSGLDAWVLVSLLLALAFVLAFEFINGFHDTANAVATVIYTKAMPPHLAVFFSGVFNFLGVLLGGVGVAYAIVHLLPVELLINVNTGHGLAMVFSLLAAAITWNLGTWYFGIPASSSHTLIGSILGVGLANALINDIPLADGVNWQKAIDIGASLVFSPMAGFLVAALVLIGLKWWRPLSKMHKTPDQRRKLDDKKHPPFWNRLVLVISAMAVSFVHGSNDGQKGIGLIMLVLIGIVPAQFVLDLGSTTYQIERTRDATLHLNQFYQRNHEPLGEFLALGKSVKDDLPGKFRCNPQQTEPTINALLDTLKGVSDYHSLTADHRIEVRRYLLCLDDTAKKVGKLPGLPAREKSDLDKLRKDLTATTEYAPFWVILAVALALGLGTMVGWKRVVLTIGEKIGKQGMTYAQGMSAQITTATMIGFANIFALPVSTTHVLSSGVAGTMVANKSGLQGGTVKTILMAWVLTLPATVGLSAGLFWLASWALGS; translated from the coding sequence ATGATCGATTTATTCAGCGGACTGGATGCTTGGGTTCTAGTGAGCCTGTTGCTCGCCCTGGCCTTTGTCCTCGCCTTCGAGTTCATCAATGGCTTTCATGACACCGCTAACGCGGTGGCCACAGTCATCTATACCAAAGCCATGCCGCCGCACCTGGCCGTGTTCTTCTCCGGGGTGTTCAACTTCCTCGGCGTGTTGCTCGGTGGTGTCGGTGTCGCCTACGCCATCGTGCATTTGCTGCCGGTGGAGTTGCTGATTAATGTGAACACCGGCCATGGCTTGGCGATGGTCTTCTCTTTATTGGCGGCGGCGATCACCTGGAACCTGGGCACCTGGTACTTCGGTATTCCCGCGTCCAGCTCCCACACCCTGATCGGCTCGATCCTTGGTGTCGGCCTGGCCAATGCGCTGATCAACGACATCCCCCTGGCTGACGGTGTGAATTGGCAGAAGGCGATCGATATCGGCGCCTCCCTGGTGTTCTCGCCGATGGCCGGCTTTCTGGTCGCGGCCCTTGTGCTGATTGGCCTGAAGTGGTGGCGCCCGCTGTCGAAGATGCACAAGACCCCGGACCAGCGCCGCAAGCTTGATGACAAGAAGCACCCGCCGTTCTGGAACCGCTTGGTATTGGTGATTTCTGCCATGGCGGTGAGCTTCGTGCACGGCTCCAACGACGGTCAGAAAGGTATCGGCCTGATCATGCTGGTGCTGATCGGTATCGTGCCGGCGCAGTTTGTACTCGACCTGGGCAGCACCACTTACCAGATCGAGCGTACCCGCGACGCGACCTTGCACCTGAACCAGTTCTACCAGCGCAACCACGAGCCCCTGGGTGAATTCCTGGCCTTGGGTAAAAGCGTGAAGGATGACCTGCCGGGCAAGTTCCGTTGCAACCCGCAGCAGACCGAACCGACCATCAATGCATTGCTGGACACGCTGAAAGGGGTCTCCGACTACCATTCGCTGACCGCCGATCACCGCATTGAAGTGCGCCGCTACCTGCTCTGCCTGGACGATACCGCAAAGAAAGTCGGCAAATTGCCAGGCCTGCCGGCGCGTGAGAAGTCCGACCTCGACAAGCTGCGCAAAGACCTGACCGCCACCACCGAATACGCGCCGTTCTGGGTCATCCTCGCCGTAGCTCTGGCCTTGGGCCTGGGCACCATGGTGGGCTGGAAGCGTGTGGTACTGACCATCGGCGAGAAGATCGGCAAGCAGGGCATGACCTATGCCCAAGGCATGTCGGCACAGATCACCACCGCGACCATGATTGGCTTTGCCAACATCTTCGCGCTGCCGGTGTCCACTACCCACGTGCTCTCTTCGGGCGTGGCCGGCACCATGGTTGCGAACAAAAGCGGCCTGCAAGGCGGCACCGTCAAAACCATCCTGATGGCCTGGGTATTGACCCTGCCGGCAACCGTGGGCCTTTCGGCCGGGTTGTTCTGGCTGGCCTCCTGGGCACTCGGTAGCTGA
- a CDS encoding MFS family transporter: protein MTTTTSHYTGEERRKRIFAIVGASSGNLVEWFDFYVYAFCAIYFAPAFFPSDDPTVQLLNTAGVFAAGFLMRPIGGWLFGRVADKHGRKNSMMISVLMMCAGSLVIAFLPTYKDIGAWAPALLLVARLFQGLSVGGEYGTTATYMSEVALKGQRGFFASFQYVTLIGGQLLAVLVVVILQQILTEDELRAWGWRIPFVIGAIAAVISLLLRRTLKETTSKEMRQDKDAGSIAALFRNHKAAFITVLGYTAGGSLIFYTFTTYMQKYLVNTAGMHAKTASYIMTGALFVYMCMQPLFGMLSDKIGRRNSMLWFGALGTLCTVPILLTLKTVTSPFLAFVLISLALAIVSFYTSISGLVKAEMFPPHVRALGVGLAYAVANAIFGGSAEYVALGLKSMGMENTFYWYVTGMMAVAFLFSLRLPKQAEYLHHDL from the coding sequence ATGACAACAACCACCAGTCACTACACCGGAGAAGAACGCCGCAAACGGATTTTTGCGATTGTCGGTGCTTCGTCCGGCAACCTCGTCGAATGGTTCGACTTCTACGTCTACGCCTTCTGCGCCATCTACTTCGCCCCTGCGTTTTTCCCATCGGACGACCCCACGGTCCAACTGCTCAACACCGCGGGTGTGTTCGCCGCCGGGTTCCTGATGCGGCCTATCGGCGGCTGGCTGTTTGGTCGGGTGGCCGACAAGCACGGCCGTAAGAACTCGATGATGATCTCGGTGCTGATGATGTGCGCCGGCTCGCTGGTCATTGCCTTCCTGCCGACTTACAAGGACATCGGCGCCTGGGCCCCGGCGTTGCTGTTGGTCGCGCGACTTTTCCAAGGCTTGTCAGTGGGGGGCGAATACGGCACCACCGCGACCTATATGAGTGAAGTCGCGCTCAAGGGCCAGCGCGGTTTCTTCGCCTCGTTCCAGTACGTAACGCTGATCGGCGGGCAATTGCTGGCGGTGCTGGTGGTGGTGATCCTGCAGCAGATCCTCACCGAAGACGAATTGCGCGCCTGGGGCTGGCGGATTCCGTTCGTGATCGGCGCGATTGCGGCGGTGATCTCGCTGCTGCTGCGTCGCACCCTCAAGGAAACCACCAGTAAGGAAATGCGCCAGGACAAGGACGCCGGCAGCATCGCCGCGCTGTTCCGCAACCATAAGGCGGCGTTTATCACCGTGCTCGGCTACACCGCCGGCGGCTCGCTGATTTTCTACACCTTTACCACCTACATGCAGAAGTACCTGGTGAACACTGCCGGGATGCATGCCAAGACCGCCAGCTACATCATGACCGGCGCGCTGTTCGTGTACATGTGCATGCAGCCACTGTTCGGCATGCTTTCGGACAAGATCGGCCGGCGTAACTCGATGCTCTGGTTCGGCGCGCTCGGCACCCTGTGCACGGTACCGATCCTGCTGACCCTGAAAACCGTGACCAGCCCGTTCCTGGCGTTTGTGCTGATCTCCCTGGCCTTGGCCATCGTGAGTTTCTACACCTCGATCAGCGGGCTGGTGAAAGCAGAAATGTTCCCGCCGCACGTACGTGCATTGGGGGTGGGCCTGGCCTATGCAGTGGCCAATGCGATCTTCGGCGGTTCGGCGGAATACGTGGCCTTGGGCCTGAAATCCATGGGCATGGAAAACACCTTTTACTGGTACGTCACCGGCATGATGGCGGTGGCTTTCCTGTTCAGCTTGCGCCTGCCTAAACAGGCGGAGTACTTGCATCACGATCTTTAA
- the pcaR gene encoding pca regulon transcriptional regulator PcaR codes for MNDQLRNSFASMAPPIVASPAKRIQAFTGDPDFMTSLARGLAVVQAFQERKRHLTIAQISHRTEIPRAAVRRCLHTLIKLGYATTDGRTYSLLPKVLTLGHAYLSSTPLAVSAQPYLDRMSEQLHEACNMATLEGDDILYIARSATTQRLISVDLSVGGRLPAYCTSMGRILLAALDDASLQDYLDHADLQTKTSRTLTTPQALLECLQQVRQQGWCIVDQELEQGLRSIAVPVYDASGQVLAALNVSTHAGRVSRAELEQRFLPSMLSASCELSAQLFA; via the coding sequence ATGAACGATCAATTGCGCAACTCTTTCGCGTCAATGGCGCCGCCGATCGTTGCGTCCCCGGCCAAGCGTATCCAGGCGTTCACCGGTGATCCGGACTTCATGACCTCCCTCGCCCGTGGCCTGGCGGTGGTGCAGGCGTTCCAGGAGCGCAAGCGCCATCTCACCATCGCCCAGATCAGTCATCGCACCGAGATCCCCCGCGCCGCCGTGCGCCGTTGCCTGCACACCTTGATCAAGCTCGGTTACGCCACGACCGACGGGCGTACCTATTCGCTGCTGCCCAAAGTCCTGACCCTGGGCCATGCCTACCTGTCGTCCACGCCACTGGCGGTCTCGGCCCAACCCTACCTGGACCGCATGAGTGAGCAGCTTCACGAAGCCTGCAACATGGCCACCCTCGAAGGCGACGACATTCTCTATATCGCCCGTTCGGCCACTACCCAGCGCCTGATTTCCGTGGACCTGTCGGTGGGCGGGCGGCTGCCGGCCTATTGCACTTCCATGGGCCGCATATTGCTTGCGGCGCTGGACGACGCCTCGCTGCAGGATTATCTCGACCACGCCGACCTGCAAACCAAGACCAGCCGCACCTTGACCACGCCACAGGCCTTGCTCGAATGTCTGCAGCAAGTGCGTCAACAGGGCTGGTGCATCGTCGACCAGGAGCTTGAGCAGGGCCTGCGCTCCATCGCCGTGCCGGTGTATGACGCTTCGGGCCAGGTGTTGGCCGCGCTGAACGTCAGCACCCACGCCGGACGGGTCAGCCGCGCCGAGCTGGAACAGCGCTTCTTGCCGAGCATGCTGAGTGCCAGCTGCGAGCTGAGTGCGCAGCTGTTTGCCTAA
- the pcaF gene encoding 3-oxoadipyl-CoA thiolase, which produces MMRDVFICDAIRTPIGRFGGGLSTVRADDLAALPIKALIERNPSVDWRAVDEVFLGCANQAGEDNRNVARMALLLAGLPESIPGVTLNRLCASGMDAIGTAFRAIASGEMELAIAGGVESMSRAPFVMGKADAAFSRNMKLEDTTIGWRFINPLMKAQYGVDAMPQTADNVADDYHVSRADQDAFALRSQQRTAAAQAAGFFAEEIVPVRVAHKKGETVVEQDEHPRDTTLEALAKLKPVNGPDKTVTAGNASGVNDGAAALILASADAVKKHGLTARARVLGMASAGVAPRVMGIGPVPAVRKLVERLGLAVTDFDVIELNEAFASQGLAVLRELGIADDAPQVNPNGGAIALGHPLGMSGARLVLTALHQLEKTGGRKGLATMCVGVGQGLALAIERI; this is translated from the coding sequence CTGATGCGCGACGTATTTATCTGTGACGCCATTCGTACCCCCATCGGCCGTTTCGGCGGTGGCTTGTCCACCGTGCGTGCCGATGATTTGGCGGCGTTGCCGATCAAGGCGCTGATCGAGCGTAACCCTTCGGTGGATTGGCGTGCGGTTGATGAGGTGTTCCTCGGCTGTGCCAACCAGGCCGGCGAAGACAATCGTAACGTGGCACGTATGGCGCTGTTGCTGGCGGGCCTGCCGGAGAGCATTCCAGGCGTGACGCTCAACCGCTTGTGCGCCTCGGGCATGGACGCCATCGGCACGGCCTTCCGCGCCATTGCCAGCGGTGAAATGGAGCTGGCGATTGCCGGTGGCGTCGAGTCGATGTCCCGTGCACCGTTCGTGATGGGCAAGGCCGACGCGGCGTTTTCGCGCAACATGAAGCTGGAAGACACCACCATCGGCTGGCGCTTTATCAACCCGTTGATGAAGGCCCAGTACGGCGTGGATGCCATGCCGCAGACCGCCGATAACGTCGCCGACGATTACCACGTATCCCGCGCCGACCAGGACGCCTTCGCCCTGCGCAGCCAGCAACGCACCGCTGCCGCGCAAGCCGCTGGGTTCTTCGCCGAAGAAATCGTGCCGGTGCGGGTCGCCCATAAAAAAGGCGAGACTGTTGTCGAGCAGGATGAACATCCACGTGACACCACGTTGGAAGCCCTGGCCAAACTCAAACCGGTCAACGGCCCTGACAAAACCGTCACCGCTGGCAATGCCTCGGGTGTGAATGACGGTGCGGCGGCGCTGATCCTGGCCTCCGCCGACGCCGTCAAGAAACACGGCTTGACCGCCCGCGCCCGCGTATTGGGCATGGCCAGCGCCGGCGTCGCACCGCGCGTGATGGGCATCGGCCCGGTGCCGGCGGTGCGCAAACTGGTGGAGCGGCTGGGCCTGGCGGTCACCGACTTTGATGTGATCGAACTCAACGAAGCCTTCGCCAGCCAAGGCCTGGCGGTGCTGCGTGAACTGGGCATCGCCGACGACGCGCCGCAGGTCAACCCGAATGGTGGTGCCATCGCCCTCGGCCACCCGTTGGGCATGAGCGGCGCGCGGCTGGTGCTGACCGCCCTGCATCAACTGGAAAAAACCGGCGGCCGCAAAGGCCTGGCGACCATGTGCGTGGGCGTCGGCCAAGGCTTGGCCCTGGCGATTGAACGCATCTAA
- the ccoM gene encoding cytochrome c oxidase subunit CcoM: MFFDNVVFAGVLTVSLMVMFFVGFGFFIWKDANKRKKP; the protein is encoded by the coding sequence ATGTTTTTCGATAATGTGGTGTTTGCCGGAGTGCTGACTGTGAGCCTCATGGTGATGTTTTTTGTAGGGTTTGGATTTTTTATCTGGAAAGACGCGAACAAGCGTAAAAAACCCTAG
- the pcaH gene encoding protocatechuate 3,4-dioxygenase subunit beta, producing MSDKPGYRRPQAGTQPDYLHPAYQSTNLRSPSQPLVFLPHSLSEITGPTIGAERINEKDNDLTAQHEGEPQGERIIIHGRVLDENGLPVPGILVEIWQANAAGRYNHKRDLHDAPLDPNFTGTGRTVTDADGWYQFQTIKPGAYPWGNHHNAWRPAHIHFSLFGPSVLTRLVTQMYFPGDPLLEYDPIYNCVPDTSAKERLIARFDLEKTVPHYALGYRWDIVLRGRDATPMEK from the coding sequence ATGAGTGACAAGCCCGGATACCGGCGCCCGCAAGCGGGTACCCAACCTGATTACCTGCACCCGGCCTACCAGTCGACGAACCTGCGCTCGCCGTCCCAGCCGTTGGTGTTCTTGCCACACTCTTTATCGGAAATCACCGGCCCGACCATCGGCGCCGAGCGGATCAATGAGAAGGACAATGACCTCACCGCCCAGCATGAGGGCGAGCCCCAGGGCGAGCGCATCATCATTCACGGCCGCGTGCTGGACGAAAACGGCCTGCCGGTGCCGGGCATTCTTGTGGAAATCTGGCAAGCCAACGCTGCTGGCCGCTACAACCACAAGCGCGACCTGCACGATGCACCGCTGGACCCGAATTTCACCGGCACCGGGCGCACCGTGACCGACGCTGACGGCTGGTACCAGTTCCAGACCATCAAGCCCGGTGCCTACCCATGGGGCAATCACCACAACGCCTGGCGCCCGGCGCATATCCACTTTTCGCTGTTTGGCCCGAGTGTGCTGACGCGCCTGGTCACGCAGATGTACTTCCCCGGCGACCCGCTATTGGAATACGACCCGATCTACAACTGCGTGCCGGATACCTCGGCCAAGGAACGCCTGATCGCCCGTTTCGACCTGGAAAAAACCGTCCCGCACTACGCCCTCGGCTACCGTTGGGACATCGTCCTGCGTGGCCGCGACGCTACGCCGATGGAGAAATAA
- the pcaG gene encoding protocatechuate 3,4-dioxygenase subunit alpha → MTLNATTSHTVGPYYHIGLTWLNREDLTVAATLGERVAISGQVVDGNGDVVNDAMLEVWQANAAGKYDHPEDEQDKALDPNFEGFGRVPVDAEGRFRFTTIKPGAVPGLKGTTQAPHLVVLVFARGLVKHLLTRIYFEGEPMNGDDPLLACVPAERRSTLIAKPDAAGVHQWNVVLQGTDKETVFFDY, encoded by the coding sequence ATGACACTCAACGCGACCACGTCCCACACCGTTGGGCCTTATTACCACATTGGCCTGACCTGGCTGAACCGCGAAGACCTGACCGTGGCTGCCACCCTTGGCGAGCGCGTGGCGATCAGCGGGCAAGTGGTGGATGGCAACGGCGATGTCGTCAACGACGCCATGCTTGAAGTCTGGCAGGCCAACGCCGCCGGCAAATATGACCACCCGGAAGATGAGCAGGACAAAGCGCTGGACCCGAACTTCGAAGGTTTCGGCCGGGTGCCGGTGGATGCCGAAGGGCGATTTCGCTTTACCACCATCAAGCCGGGCGCCGTGCCGGGGTTGAAGGGCACGACCCAGGCGCCGCATCTGGTGGTGCTGGTGTTTGCACGAGGGTTGGTGAAGCACCTGCTGACGCGGATTTATTTTGAGGGTGAGCCGATGAATGGGGATGACCCGTTGTTGGCGTGTGTGCCGGCGGAGCGGCGTAGCACCTTGATTGCCAAGCCGGATGCGGCGGGTGTGCATCAGTGGAATGTGGTGTTGCAGGGGACGGATAAGGAAACGGTGTTCTTCGACTACTGA